A window of Sagittula sp. P11 genomic DNA:
CGGCCGGATCGAGCACGGCGAAGGGGAAGGTGGTCAGGCCATCCGTCGCATGGTTGGCGGACGAGCCGATGAAGCGCACGCCGTGGGCGATCTGGCAGAACTTGCCGATTGTCAGCCACTCTTGCGAGAACGGGAAAAGGAAGGGCGAGAGCCGTGCGGCCCAGTCCTCGGGCGGGTCGAAGTCGGAGGCGTATGTGTACTCGCCGACAACGAACCGCGGGTGGTCGATGACGTTCTTCAGGAAGACGGTGCCAAGATGGGGCGTGCCGTCAGGAAGGGTGATGGGATGACGGCGCGTTGCGTCGGGCAGGACGAAGGGAGCAGGCATGGGGCCTCCTTTGAAATGCTGAACGGGTGTCAGGGGTTCAAAGGTGCTGGTCCATTTCGCTCTCCATCGGCTGCGGGCCGTCCTTAGCACGGGGCGGTCGGCTTGGCCACGGCCCATGGCCTGCGGACCGGCGGGATGGTCATGACGGGGCCGGCGGGTGACCTGTTCGGCCTGCGGCCAAAGGCGCCCACCCGCCGCCCCCGGCGCGCCCTTACTGGCCCGGACGCTTGAGCGAGAACTTCTCGCGCACCACGGTGTAGTCGCGGTAGCCCATCCGCGACAGCGGGTTGTAGGCCAGCACGTCGAAGATGCCGTCGATCAGGCAGTCGTCGCGCATGTGGATGCCCGTGACCTCTCCGAACACCGCGAAGTTGCTGGTGCCCTCCAGCGCCACGATCTGTGTCAGCCGGCATTCGAGGTTCGCGGGGGCCTTTGCCACGCGCGGACAGGCGATGGTCTCGCATTCGGCCTTCTCGATTCCGGCCTCGAGGAACTCGTCGGTTCCGGCGGGCAGGGGGGCAGAGGTGGCGTTCATGGCGTCGCGCATGGCGAATTCGACGATGTTCACACAAAAGACGCCGGTCTCGCGGATCTGGGCGACGCTGTCCTTGGTGTCGCCGCGGTCTTCCTTCGACGAGGTGGAGGAGAACATGACCTGCGGCGGCGTGTAGGCGCAGGCGTTGAAGAAGGAATAGGGCGCAAGGTTGTCGCGCCCGTCGGCCCCCCGGGTCGAGATCCATCCGATCGGACGGGGGGTGACGATGGCATTGAACGGATTATGTGGCAGGCCGTGGCCGTCAGCGGGGCGGTAGAACATGGTGTCGCTCCTGTTTGCAGGGGATTCCTGCTGGTGATAGGGCGTTTGGAAGCGAAGTGCACGTGCCTCACGGCGCAGGCGACCTGCAACGATGCAGGCGGGAAGGGAGACCGCGACGGGTGTATGTGACGACCGAGGAACGGCCCGAGGACTGGTGGGAAGTCGAGGCGCTGTTCGACCTGGCCTTTGCACCGGGGCGCACGGCCCTGTCTTCTTACCGGCTGCGGGAAGACGTGCCACCCGTGGCACCGCTCTGCCGCATGGCCCGCGACGGGTCGGGAACCACCGTGGGGGCCATCCGCTACTGGCCGGTCCGGATCGGTGAAGCCGAGGTCCTGCTGCTGGGCCCCGTGGCGGTCCACCCCGTGGCGCAGGGCGCAGGGCTGGCGGCGCTCCTGATCCGCGAGACGCTGTCCAAGGCCGCAGAGCTGGGCTTTGAACGGGTTCTGCTGGTGGGCGACCGGCCCTATTACGGCCGTTTCGGGTTCGATCGGCTGGAGGGGGTCGAGATGCCGCCGCCCACGAACCCGGCGCGGATCCTGGGGCTGGAACTGGTCGAAGGCGCATGGGACGGCGTGACCGGCGAAGTGGAACGCGCGATCCCGGCATGACAGCGGCGTCTTGAACGGCGCGACTTCGGTCACATCTTTTTCAGCAGGAGGATGCGCCATGACCGAGATCATACCTGTCGGAACCACGGAAGAGCAGGTGCGCCTGCTGGCCAAGCGCTACAAGTCCGCCAATTCGGTGGGGATGCAGTTGCTGAACCTGATCGGCGGACAGGCGGAGAACCTGCTGGAACGGCTGCCGGATTCGGCCAAGGATCGCCTCGAGGTCACGGCGGAGCGTGCCCTGGGTGCCGCGCTGGACGCCGCCGGGCGGACGCGCGGCGTGGTCCCGGACCAGAAGGGCTGGCTCAACACCGCGATGGCGACGGCCATGGGGGTTGCGGGCGGAATGGGCGGCCTGCCGTCGGCGCTCGCGGAACTGCCGGTCACGGTCACCGTCCTGATGCGCGCCATGCTGGGCATCGCTGCCGAACATGGCTTTGACCCGGAAAGCCCCGAGGTTGCGAAGGAATGCCTTGCGGTCTTTGCCTCCGCCGGTCCGCTGGCGAAGGATGACGGGGCGGACATCGGGTTCTTGGCGGCGCGTGTGTCGCTGACAGGGGCCAGCGTGAACGGCCTGATTGCGCGCGTCGCGCCGCGTGTCGCAACGGCGCTCGGCCAGAAGCTGGCCGCCCAGACGGTGCCGGTTCTGGGTGCCGCTGCAGGGGCCGCCGTGAACTACGCCTATACC
This region includes:
- a CDS encoding CatB-related O-acetyltransferase, whose protein sequence is MPAPFVLPDATRRHPITLPDGTPHLGTVFLKNVIDHPRFVVGEYTYASDFDPPEDWAARLSPFLFPFSQEWLTIGKFCQIAHGVRFIGSSANHATDGLTTFPFAVLDPAAMTGYQPDTRDMTIGHDVWLGYGAMVLPGARIGNGVIVGAGAVVRGSIPDYAVVTGNPASVVRMRFPDDVIARLNALAWWDWAPERIARARPALEAGDVDALKRLAP
- a CDS encoding flavin reductase family protein, encoding MFYRPADGHGLPHNPFNAIVTPRPIGWISTRGADGRDNLAPYSFFNACAYTPPQVMFSSTSSKEDRGDTKDSVAQIRETGVFCVNIVEFAMRDAMNATSAPLPAGTDEFLEAGIEKAECETIACPRVAKAPANLECRLTQIVALEGTSNFAVFGEVTGIHMRDDCLIDGIFDVLAYNPLSRMGYRDYTVVREKFSLKRPGQ
- a CDS encoding EcsC family protein, which produces MTEIIPVGTTEEQVRLLAKRYKSANSVGMQLLNLIGGQAENLLERLPDSAKDRLEVTAERALGAALDAAGRTRGVVPDQKGWLNTAMATAMGVAGGMGGLPSALAELPVTVTVLMRAMLGIAAEHGFDPESPEVAKECLAVFASAGPLAKDDGADIGFLAARVSLTGASVNGLIARVAPRVATALGQKLAAQTVPVLGAAAGAAVNYAYTSYYQQMAHVHFGLLRLAEDSGRPRAELLEMLRQELEPPRIRRN
- a CDS encoding GNAT family N-acetyltransferase — encoded protein: MYVTTEERPEDWWEVEALFDLAFAPGRTALSSYRLREDVPPVAPLCRMARDGSGTTVGAIRYWPVRIGEAEVLLLGPVAVHPVAQGAGLAALLIRETLSKAAELGFERVLLVGDRPYYGRFGFDRLEGVEMPPPTNPARILGLELVEGAWDGVTGEVERAIPA